The following proteins are co-located in the Thermosipho africanus Ob7 genome:
- a CDS encoding SIS domain-containing protein, translating into MNYTYSEIKRIPELLKRIENYSFEFNKEKRYIFVGCGSSFNLSLTASYILEKFGIKSKVLTGGKVITFNYVPDADVGIFISRTGESTETVKAAEIFKEKGVHTIGITCEKGTTLEKICDETFVFDFLHEESIVMTGSFVSILHFLVKRYSIVEKASKVLEESEKFIENLDLKKYNHFIFLGFDEEYGISKEGALKMQEMAKQFVEYHEPLEYRHGPVSRISEHSLVVINSKDTENEYNLKKDLEKYTKVILLGRNGDIDIEYDNGLETPLKMIFSQVLSFKKAVVEGLNPDKPEKLSKSVII; encoded by the coding sequence ATGAACTATACATATTCTGAAATAAAACGAATTCCAGAACTTTTGAAAAGAATTGAAAATTACTCTTTTGAGTTTAACAAAGAAAAAAGATATATTTTTGTTGGTTGTGGTTCATCATTTAACCTTTCTTTGACTGCTTCATACATCCTTGAAAAATTTGGGATCAAATCCAAAGTTTTAACTGGTGGAAAGGTTATAACTTTTAACTATGTTCCAGATGCCGATGTAGGTATATTTATTTCGCGCACTGGAGAATCAACTGAAACTGTAAAAGCAGCAGAGATTTTTAAAGAAAAGGGAGTACATACAATTGGTATTACATGCGAAAAAGGAACAACTCTTGAAAAGATTTGTGATGAAACGTTTGTGTTTGACTTTTTACACGAAGAAAGCATAGTTATGACTGGTTCCTTTGTTTCTATTTTGCATTTTCTAGTGAAAAGGTATAGTATTGTTGAAAAGGCAAGTAAAGTACTGGAGGAATCTGAGAAATTTATAGAAAATCTTGATTTAAAAAAATATAATCACTTTATCTTTTTGGGGTTTGATGAGGAATATGGTATTTCAAAAGAAGGAGCATTAAAGATGCAAGAGATGGCAAAGCAATTTGTAGAATATCATGAACCTCTTGAGTATAGACATGGACCTGTTTCAAGAATTTCTGAACATTCCCTTGTTGTTATAAACTCAAAAGATACGGAAAATGAGTATAATCTAAAGAAAGATCTCGAAAAATATACTAAAGTAATACTTCTAGGTAGAAATGGTGATATTGATATAGAATACGATAATGGACTTGAGACACCTTTAAAAATGATATTTTCTCAAGTTCTGTCATTTAAAAAGGCCGTAGTTGAAGGTTTAAACCCAGACAAACCAGAAAAACTTTCAAAAAGTGTGATAATCTGA
- the nagA gene encoding N-acetylglucosamine-6-phosphate deacetylase, with protein MLIENVLIVDPIDGEFTGSIEFEDKILSIRKYDCTPKYVLMPGFADTHTHGFMGIDCMQSTKEEFKQWADLVEKEGVTYLFPTTVSADFKMLEKVIKKFSSAKHSSLFYLHLEGPFINKERAGAQNKKYITDFDGKIIDLERIKIMTIAPEIKGFFELLKILKENKVAASIGHSNATFDIFKKAYEAGVNRITHFPNALPQLHHREIGIVGGVFLYKPFVEIIPDLIHLSQDFLRLVYKLLGPDRIILVTDSISAAGLKDGIYDLGGLLVKVKDGIARLENGALAGSTLKFSDGLRNFKKVTNCSLKDLSKVSSYNALKSVGIDGGRIKEGYPAKFVLLNQDLQIIKVYN; from the coding sequence ATGTTAATTGAAAATGTCCTTATTGTGGATCCTATTGATGGAGAATTTACAGGAAGCATTGAGTTTGAAGATAAAATATTGAGTATAAGAAAATATGATTGTACTCCCAAATACGTTTTAATGCCAGGGTTTGCTGATACACATACACACGGATTCATGGGAATAGATTGTATGCAGAGTACAAAAGAAGAATTTAAACAATGGGCAGATCTTGTTGAAAAAGAAGGCGTTACTTATCTTTTTCCAACAACAGTTTCTGCGGATTTTAAAATGTTAGAAAAGGTTATTAAAAAATTTTCTTCAGCAAAGCATTCTTCACTATTTTATTTACATCTTGAAGGGCCCTTTATAAACAAAGAAAGGGCTGGAGCTCAAAACAAGAAGTATATAACTGATTTTGATGGAAAAATTATAGACCTTGAAAGAATAAAAATTATGACAATTGCACCAGAAATTAAAGGTTTTTTTGAACTTTTGAAAATACTAAAAGAAAATAAAGTAGCAGCATCTATAGGGCATTCAAATGCTACATTTGATATTTTCAAAAAAGCATATGAGGCTGGAGTAAATAGGATAACGCATTTTCCAAATGCTCTACCACAACTTCACCACAGAGAAATAGGGATTGTTGGTGGCGTATTTCTTTATAAACCATTTGTTGAGATTATTCCAGATTTAATACATCTTTCGCAAGATTTTTTAAGACTTGTATATAAATTACTTGGACCTGATAGGATAATTCTTGTAACAGATAGTATTTCTGCAGCAGGTTTAAAGGATGGGATATATGACCTTGGAGGGTTACTGGTTAAAGTCAAAGATGGTATAGCAAGGCTAGAAAATGGTGCGCTTGCTGGGAGTACTCTGAAATTTAGTGATGGACTGAGAAACTTTAAAAAGGTTACTAATTGCTCATTAAAGGATTTATCAAAGGTATCTTCTTATAACGCTCTAAAGAGCGTAGGTATAGATGGGGGAAGAATAAAGGAAGGATATCCTGCAAAATTTGTGCTTTTAAATCAAGATTTGCAAATAATCAAAGTTTATAACTAA
- a CDS encoding sirohydrochlorin chelatase, with translation MKGILLVAHGSRVQETKEIVYRYFEDLQRKYKNCKLGFMEFNEPSIEDAVKEFLKEKVEEIVVLPLFLFEGMHIKKDIPEILEKYPIKFKILKPILYDKKVSDILFERIEKSEVY, from the coding sequence ATGAAGGGTATATTATTGGTTGCTCATGGTAGTAGAGTTCAAGAAACAAAAGAGATTGTATACAGATATTTTGAAGACTTACAAAGAAAATACAAAAATTGCAAATTGGGCTTTATGGAATTTAACGAGCCAAGTATTGAAGATGCTGTAAAGGAATTTTTGAAAGAAAAGGTCGAGGAAATAGTTGTTCTTCCACTTTTCTTATTTGAAGGAATGCATATAAAAAAAGATATTCCAGAAATTTTAGAAAAATATCCAATAAAGTTCAAGATATTAAAACCTATTTTGTACGACAAAAAGGTTTCAGATATTCTTTTTGAAAGGATTGAAAAAAGTGAAGTATACTGA
- a CDS encoding glycoside hydrolase family 3 N-terminal domain-containing protein — translation MNDFGNLFFIGFQNQFDKDLLERINPCGIILYPENMNDVFKLQINMERIYSLFDKGYHFFISSDHEGGQLETVPNIFPSPGNMAIGKVGGASEFGSYLAHMLKLHGFNMVFAPVVDVKHENSSHVTGFRAYSDDHEIVMARALEFIRSLLDENIAPTLKHFPGHGKAKEDSHFTLPVVFDFDENDEDMMIFKELSKHVDFIMTAHVMYPKLDEVVATLSKKILKGILREKFGYKGLIISDAFEMKALYKNYSPKEVIKRFFEADGDIILIGDVENHYYLIETFNSMVKSGELDIELLKEKVEKIKKIKEKYVSDTYPTRFLSKIAKQAIDFKLDSPVENPSFLIPQAKNLSLADTSQKDLKYLRNLIKEEFKDAKIYTSSSEISNEDTVIYFVLDKVENVNAKRVIYIFLRDVLKKDVEYVNPYSSKLISIYHVLQLFKGEGLL, via the coding sequence ATGAATGATTTTGGTAATTTATTCTTTATAGGTTTTCAAAATCAGTTTGATAAAGATTTGCTTGAAAGAATTAATCCATGTGGAATAATTTTGTATCCTGAGAATATGAATGATGTGTTTAAATTACAGATTAACATGGAAAGAATATATTCACTGTTTGATAAAGGATATCACTTTTTTATATCAAGTGACCATGAAGGAGGGCAACTTGAGACTGTTCCAAATATATTTCCATCACCTGGAAATATGGCAATTGGAAAGGTGGGGGGAGCATCCGAATTTGGAAGCTACCTTGCTCATATGTTGAAGCTACATGGGTTTAATATGGTCTTTGCACCTGTTGTTGATGTAAAACATGAAAATTCGAGCCATGTTACAGGGTTTAGAGCATATTCCGATGATCATGAGATTGTAATGGCGCGTGCGCTGGAGTTTATTAGATCGCTTTTAGATGAAAATATTGCCCCTACTTTAAAACATTTTCCAGGACATGGAAAAGCAAAAGAGGATTCCCACTTCACTCTTCCAGTAGTTTTTGATTTTGATGAAAATGATGAAGATATGATGATATTTAAAGAACTATCAAAGCATGTTGATTTTATAATGACTGCACATGTTATGTACCCAAAATTAGATGAAGTAGTTGCCACTCTTTCAAAGAAGATTTTAAAGGGTATATTAAGGGAAAAATTTGGATATAAAGGTTTAATAATTTCTGATGCGTTTGAAATGAAAGCTCTCTACAAAAATTATTCACCAAAAGAAGTTATAAAAAGATTCTTTGAAGCAGATGGAGACATAATCCTTATTGGAGATGTTGAAAATCATTATTATCTGATAGAAACCTTTAATTCCATGGTTAAAAGTGGAGAATTGGATATTGAACTTTTAAAAGAAAAGGTTGAAAAAATAAAGAAGATAAAAGAAAAATATGTATCAGACACTTATCCTACAAGGTTTTTATCTAAAATTGCAAAGCAAGCAATTGATTTTAAATTAGATTCTCCTGTTGAAAATCCATCGTTTTTAATCCCCCAAGCAAAAAATCTCAGCCTTGCAGATACTTCCCAGAAGGATCTTAAATACCTAAGAAATTTAATAAAAGAAGAGTTTAAAGACGCAAAAATTTATACAAGTAGCTCAGAAATTAGTAATGAGGATACAGTTATATATTTTGTTTTAGACAAAGTTGAAAATGTTAATGCAAAGCGTGTTATTTATATTTTTTTAAGAGATGTATTGAAAAAAGATGTTGAATATGTAAATCCGTATTCTTCAAAGCTTATTTCAATATATCATGTTTTACAACTTTTTAAAGGGGAGGGGTTACTATGA
- a CDS encoding precorrin-8X methylmutase — MKYTDPFEIEKKSFLIIRKNLKKEHKPGYLDIVTRVIHATADFEFEELLRFKNDPISVFKETVKNGANIVVDTKMIKAGISKKFLEKYNVKVKCYIDDEDVINQARISNCTRSILAMKKAVEEKNNDIFVIGNAPTALFTLCSYIENSSFLPKLVIGVPVGFVGAQESKEVLNLLDVPSIITKGRKGGSTVAVAIVNALFRLLEE, encoded by the coding sequence GTGAAGTATACTGATCCTTTTGAAATAGAGAAAAAGAGTTTTTTAATTATAAGAAAAAATTTGAAAAAAGAACACAAACCAGGTTACTTGGATATTGTAACAAGGGTAATCCATGCAACTGCCGATTTTGAATTTGAAGAACTCTTAAGATTTAAAAATGATCCTATATCAGTTTTTAAAGAAACTGTGAAAAACGGTGCCAATATTGTAGTTGATACAAAGATGATTAAGGCTGGAATAAGTAAAAAATTCTTGGAAAAGTATAACGTGAAAGTAAAATGCTACATAGATGATGAGGATGTAATAAATCAAGCAAGGATCTCCAATTGTACACGTTCAATTCTTGCTATGAAAAAAGCAGTTGAGGAAAAAAATAACGATATTTTTGTTATTGGAAATGCACCAACTGCATTATTTACTCTTTGCTCATATATTGAAAATTCATCATTTTTACCAAAACTAGTTATAGGTGTTCCTGTAGGTTTTGTTGGAGCACAAGAGTCGAAAGAAGTTTTAAATTTGCTTGATGTACCTTCTATTATTACAAAAGGTAGAAAAGGTGGAAGTACAGTAGCAGTTGCAATTGTTAATGCGCTTTTTAGACTGTTGGAGGAGTAG
- a CDS encoding ROK family transcriptional regulator, whose translation MITDSLKKIISYSWKNKVVTAKSISLDLGLEKSTVSRNISKLREKNILIKTDELSPSNLGGRKTIVYSFNEKLGHILGISVEQDGIECVKTDLFSNVLDKKKIVQKINEKNIAFILREIVKENEDILGVGISIPGIIENNTVVFSEALSLKNFNLENTLLLDIPIFVEKDSICGATRYSLESKNIVYFQLSVPYYVNEPVGFGVGIVIDGKPYYGHSNFSGEYKLNKSIYNKKISYEEFLKKSVSLDEFFVDISKKIGQISSILDPEIVVIGGNITLISGIENLRDFIVEQVYMYEHRKMEIVIEDAREFVNAEGAAINVLKNMFLKEEGIEYFCKKVILNE comes from the coding sequence ATGATAACAGATTCTTTGAAAAAAATAATAAGCTATAGCTGGAAAAATAAAGTTGTTACTGCAAAGAGTATTTCTCTGGATTTAGGTTTAGAAAAATCTACTGTGTCGAGAAATATTTCAAAGCTTAGAGAAAAAAATATTTTGATTAAAACAGATGAGTTATCTCCTTCAAATTTGGGAGGAAGAAAAACAATTGTTTATTCATTTAACGAAAAATTAGGACACATATTGGGAATTTCTGTAGAGCAAGATGGTATTGAATGTGTAAAAACTGATTTGTTTTCTAATGTTTTAGATAAAAAAAAGATTGTGCAAAAGATTAATGAAAAAAATATAGCTTTCATTTTAAGAGAAATTGTTAAAGAAAACGAAGATATTCTTGGTGTTGGAATTTCTATTCCAGGTATCATTGAAAATAATACGGTAGTTTTTTCTGAAGCCCTTTCTTTAAAAAATTTTAATCTTGAAAATACTCTTTTATTGGACATACCAATTTTTGTAGAGAAAGATTCTATTTGTGGTGCAACAAGATATAGTCTTGAAAGTAAAAATATAGTTTATTTCCAATTGTCTGTTCCATATTATGTAAATGAACCAGTTGGTTTTGGCGTTGGAATTGTTATTGATGGAAAACCATATTATGGTCACAGCAATTTTTCTGGTGAATACAAGCTTAATAAAAGTATTTATAATAAAAAGATTTCATATGAAGAATTTTTGAAAAAATCGGTTTCTTTAGATGAATTTTTTGTGGATATTTCAAAAAAGATAGGACAAATTTCTAGTATTTTAGATCCAGAAATTGTGGTTATAGGTGGTAATATTACTTTAATTTCAGGTATTGAAAATTTAAGAGATTTTATAGTAGAGCAAGTATATATGTATGAACATAGAAAGATGGAAATAGTTATTGAAGATGCTAGGGAATTTGTGAATGCAGAGGGTGCGGCAATAAATGTGTTAAAAAATATGTTTTTAAAAGAAGAAGGAATTGAGTATTTCTGTAAGAAGGTGATTTTAAATGAATGA
- a CDS encoding type II secretion system protein — protein sequence MKMKKGFTLVELLIVLAVIAALLSVATPLALNAVKKAKASQVAQNFRAIKSAVENWFNTNNPDDPTSLNVDNDLKGKYLNSIPDGFTVSVADSGSGVYTVTIEYTKNDIALADVQKSGMPEVTQDGNNLKLTFDLQKWW from the coding sequence ATGAAAATGAAAAAAGGTTTTACTTTAGTTGAGCTTTTGATCGTTTTGGCAGTTATTGCCGCATTACTTTCAGTTGCAACACCACTTGCATTAAACGCAGTAAAGAAGGCAAAAGCAAGTCAGGTAGCACAAAACTTTAGGGCGATAAAGTCTGCGGTAGAAAATTGGTTTAATACTAATAATCCTGATGACCCAACAAGTTTGAATGTAGATAATGATTTAAAAGGAAAATATCTTAACTCAATTCCAGATGGATTTACAGTATCTGTAGCTGATAGTGGAAGTGGAGTGTACACAGTAACTATTGAATATACAAAAAATGATATTGCACTTGCAGATGTTCAAAAAAGTGGAATGCCTGAAGTTACACAAGATGGAAATAATCTTAAATTAACATTTGATCTTCAAAAGTGGTGGTAA
- a CDS encoding carbohydrate ABC transporter permease produces the protein MVILKRKTRYNVETFLLLLPFLILFAAFGVFPIAYSFFMSFTDYSALSPDFNFVGLKNYIRMFHDEVFLTALKNTVIFVVGTIPFTTVISLLLAVLINSKFLPLKDLFKAGFFLPTVVSMVVISTTWMYLYSADGFFNKMLEFFGMNPIPTSWLAHTKTALLSIMIMDVWAAIGYYTILFLAGLQSIPQQLYEAAAIDGASKSKIFFKITLPLLKPTLYFVIALNTIRSFQIFSEIFTMTGGGPMNSTQTIVHYLYIVGFRNFEMGYASAIAYVLVLIIFLVTLVQGKLLRSESI, from the coding sequence GTGGTTATTTTGAAGAGAAAAACACGATACAATGTTGAAACGTTTTTGCTTCTGCTACCTTTTTTGATACTATTTGCAGCTTTTGGAGTTTTTCCTATTGCCTACTCGTTTTTCATGAGTTTTACTGACTACTCAGCTTTAAGTCCAGATTTTAATTTTGTAGGCTTAAAAAATTATATACGCATGTTTCATGATGAAGTATTTTTAACAGCGCTTAAGAATACGGTTATATTTGTTGTTGGAACTATTCCCTTTACAACGGTGATTTCTTTATTACTTGCCGTTTTAATAAACAGTAAGTTTCTACCATTAAAGGATTTATTTAAAGCTGGCTTTTTTCTTCCAACAGTTGTTTCTATGGTGGTTATTTCAACCACATGGATGTATCTTTACAGCGCAGATGGATTTTTTAATAAAATGTTGGAGTTTTTTGGAATGAATCCCATTCCTACAAGCTGGCTTGCTCATACAAAAACTGCACTTTTGTCCATAATGATAATGGACGTATGGGCAGCTATTGGTTATTATACCATACTTTTTCTTGCAGGTCTTCAGAGTATACCGCAGCAATTATATGAAGCTGCAGCAATAGATGGTGCAAGTAAATCAAAGATCTTTTTTAAAATAACACTACCACTTTTAAAGCCAACTTTGTATTTTGTTATTGCGTTAAATACGATCAGATCATTTCAAATCTTTTCTGAGATCTTTACCATGACAGGTGGAGGACCTATGAATTCAACTCAAACTATTGTACATTACTTGTACATTGTTGGGTTTAGAAACTTTGAAATGGGGTATGCTTCTGCAATTGCATACGTTCTAGTGTTAATTATTTTCCTTGTAACACTGGTACAGGGAAAATTACTTAGGAGTGAAAGTATATGA
- a CDS encoding extracellular solute-binding protein, translating to MKRILVVLLVVVALLSFSKTKLTFWGFMMNDEHAKKVLEKFMAENPDIEVEYVQLSWANGFDKIVTAIAGGEDLDVVELGNTWVANFAERNALESMDIFYKNYGKDYVGWNTVYYQGSYWAVPWLLGTRALFYNLELFEKAGLDPDNPPKTWEELYVAAKKINELSDDIYGFGMPAGENYSPWQQWFLPAVWGTGGDIITEDGKRALLTSCKVKETAEFYKALSKVSLKTKQADLAKAFGEGKIGLYVSGAWDIDYLETNYPETPFNVVFIPKPAAWYGTHASFAGAEVLAIMKHSKHKKEAQKLVEFLIRPDIAMEVAMIWPAIFPSHVDAGNDPWFEDHPLHKVFYEQNKYAKPVPSIPAWPKVQAVLTEAIEKIILQDADIDTTLFEYNMKIQKILDGEE from the coding sequence ATGAAGCGTATTTTGGTAGTTTTATTGGTTGTAGTTGCACTACTTAGTTTTTCAAAGACGAAGTTAACATTCTGGGGATTTATGATGAACGATGAACATGCAAAAAAGGTTCTTGAAAAATTCATGGCAGAAAATCCAGATATTGAAGTAGAATACGTACAACTTTCATGGGCTAATGGCTTTGACAAGATAGTGACTGCAATTGCTGGAGGAGAAGATCTAGATGTTGTAGAGTTAGGAAACACATGGGTTGCAAATTTTGCAGAAAGAAACGCACTTGAGAGTATGGATATCTTTTACAAAAATTATGGTAAAGACTATGTTGGATGGAACACGGTATACTATCAAGGAAGCTATTGGGCAGTTCCATGGCTTCTTGGAACAAGGGCTCTCTTTTACAATTTAGAACTTTTTGAAAAAGCTGGTCTTGATCCTGACAATCCTCCAAAGACTTGGGAAGAACTTTATGTAGCAGCAAAAAAGATAAATGAATTATCAGACGATATCTACGGTTTTGGAATGCCAGCTGGAGAAAATTATAGCCCATGGCAACAATGGTTCTTACCGGCAGTTTGGGGAACAGGTGGAGATATTATTACGGAAGATGGAAAGAGAGCACTTCTTACTTCTTGTAAGGTAAAAGAAACAGCAGAATTTTATAAGGCGTTATCTAAGGTTTCATTGAAGACAAAACAAGCAGACCTTGCAAAGGCATTTGGCGAAGGAAAGATAGGGCTATATGTCAGTGGTGCATGGGATATTGACTACCTTGAAACAAATTATCCAGAAACACCATTTAACGTTGTATTTATACCAAAGCCAGCAGCATGGTATGGTACACATGCATCATTTGCAGGAGCAGAAGTTCTTGCAATAATGAAGCATTCTAAGCATAAAAAAGAAGCACAAAAACTTGTAGAATTTCTTATAAGACCAGATATTGCAATGGAAGTTGCAATGATTTGGCCTGCAATATTCCCATCACATGTAGATGCAGGAAACGACCCATGGTTTGAAGACCATCCATTGCACAAGGTATTCTATGAACAAAATAAATATGCAAAACCTGTTCCATCTATTCCTGCATGGCCAAAAGTTCAGGCAGTATTAACCGAAGCAATTGAAAAAATAATACTCCAAGATGCAGATATTGATACCACACTCTTTGAGTACAACATGAAAATTCAAAAGATTTTAGACGGAGAAGAATAA
- a CDS encoding carbohydrate ABC transporter permease — protein MKKAILLTIMFILLIISLFPMFSMFYTAVIPSGNLTKVIKERYINDFEIKYMSYLRRKVKSKGKISIVNESPQSTRSILASGPVELLVDKLDLRVAKYIEFWVKGEGDFSVEIRDAFSKSVSKNFKATGEWKKYIIDYKDLKEINLKYVSKLVFNFDGQYYLDDVKVKYKFPTLLNFINVLKEDMFSRYILNSLIVSTIVVIGNIIFSTMVAYAFARRKFFGKNVLFSIVLATMMIPPQVTIIPIFIIMKNIGWIDTYFALTVPMLVTPFSIFLLKQYIEQLPIELEQAAYVDGANTFQILFKIIFPLSKPAIAVMAINTFIATWNDLFYPLVMTNSREMRTVQVGLALYQKLNQIDWPRLMAASSIIGLPVIIIFLAFQKHIISGITKGALKG, from the coding sequence ATGAAGAAGGCGATTTTGCTAACAATAATGTTTATTTTGCTTATAATCTCTCTTTTTCCAATGTTCTCCATGTTTTATACGGCAGTTATTCCAAGTGGTAATCTTACAAAAGTTATAAAAGAAAGGTATATAAATGACTTTGAAATTAAATATATGAGTTATTTGAGGCGTAAAGTAAAATCAAAAGGAAAAATTTCAATTGTAAATGAATCGCCACAAAGTACTAGATCAATTTTGGCAAGTGGTCCAGTAGAGCTTCTTGTTGATAAATTGGATTTACGTGTTGCAAAGTATATAGAATTCTGGGTAAAAGGTGAAGGAGATTTTTCAGTCGAAATAAGGGATGCTTTTTCAAAGAGCGTTTCAAAAAACTTTAAGGCAACTGGTGAGTGGAAAAAATATATTATTGATTATAAAGACCTGAAGGAGATAAATTTAAAATATGTATCAAAATTGGTCTTTAATTTTGATGGTCAGTATTACCTTGATGATGTAAAGGTAAAATACAAATTTCCAACATTGCTTAATTTTATCAATGTGTTAAAAGAAGATATGTTTTCAAGGTATATCCTTAACAGTTTGATAGTTTCTACGATAGTAGTTATCGGAAATATCATATTTTCTACTATGGTTGCATATGCGTTTGCAAGAAGAAAGTTCTTTGGAAAAAATGTGCTTTTTTCAATAGTTCTTGCAACGATGATGATACCGCCTCAAGTTACGATTATACCAATATTTATCATAATGAAAAATATAGGTTGGATAGATACATATTTTGCCTTAACGGTTCCTATGCTTGTGACACCGTTTAGTATATTTTTATTAAAGCAGTATATAGAGCAACTTCCTATAGAATTGGAGCAGGCAGCTTATGTGGATGGTGCAAATACATTCCAAATTCTTTTTAAAATAATTTTCCCGCTTTCAAAACCGGCAATAGCGGTGATGGCTATAAATACATTTATTGCCACGTGGAATGATCTTTTCTATCCACTTGTTATGACAAATTCAAGAGAAATGAGGACGGTACAGGTTGGACTTGCCCTGTATCAGAAGCTAAATCAGATAGATTGGCCAAGACTTATGGCGGCATCGTCTATAATAGGGTTGCCGGTTATAATAATCTTTCTTGCATTCCAAAAACATATAATTTCAGGAATTACAAAGGGGGCTTTAAAAGGATGA
- the cobT gene encoding nicotinate-nucleotide--dimethylbenzimidazole phosphoribosyltransferase: MDLKQKVIDRLNNLTKPVRSLGYLEDIALKMALIQNKEIPELFNDKRVYVFASDHGVVENGVSAYPKDVTYQMVFNFLNGGAAINVFSRHVGAKVYVVDAGVDYDFQDNHSLIKMKVGYGTKDFTKGPAMSREEAEKCIELGKKIAREAIEEGADLLAVGDMGIGNTTTASAIAVAFGYNIDDIIDIGTPLDSEGIKRKREAILRAIEVNRPDPNDPIDVLSKVGGYCIGEMAGFILEAAHSKVPVVIDGFPTTSAFLISYYLDKDVINYVFSGHKSYVKGHKVILDSLNLRPILDLDMRLGEGTGAVLSMPLIEAAIKMIREMATFDSANVSKGIDQNLEDVK; the protein is encoded by the coding sequence GTGGATTTAAAACAAAAGGTTATTGATAGGCTAAATAACTTAACAAAACCGGTTAGAAGTCTTGGATATCTAGAAGACATCGCACTAAAGATGGCACTTATTCAAAACAAAGAAATTCCAGAATTGTTTAACGACAAGAGAGTATACGTCTTTGCATCAGATCATGGTGTTGTAGAAAATGGAGTTTCTGCATATCCTAAGGATGTTACTTATCAAATGGTTTTTAACTTTTTAAATGGTGGTGCTGCAATAAATGTCTTTTCAAGACATGTTGGTGCAAAGGTTTATGTGGTTGATGCAGGCGTTGATTATGATTTTCAAGATAATCATTCATTGATAAAAATGAAGGTCGGTTATGGTACAAAAGATTTTACAAAAGGTCCTGCAATGAGTAGAGAGGAAGCAGAAAAGTGCATTGAGCTTGGTAAAAAAATAGCAAGAGAGGCAATAGAGGAAGGAGCAGATCTTCTTGCTGTGGGGGATATGGGGATAGGGAACACCACAACCGCTTCTGCGATTGCTGTTGCATTTGGATACAACATTGATGATATTATCGACATTGGAACACCGCTTGATAGCGAAGGAATTAAAAGGAAAAGAGAGGCAATATTAAGAGCAATTGAAGTTAACAGGCCTGATCCAAATGACCCAATAGATGTTCTTTCAAAGGTTGGAGGATACTGCATAGGTGAAATGGCAGGATTTATACTTGAAGCTGCACACTCTAAAGTTCCTGTCGTAATTGATGGTTTTCCCACCACTTCGGCATTTTTAATTTCCTACTATTTAGACAAAGATGTTATAAATTACGTATTTAGTGGACACAAATCTTACGTAAAAGGTCACAAAGTTATATTGGATTCTTTAAATTTGCGTCCTATTCTCGATCTTGATATGAGACTTGGTGAGGGAACAGGAGCAGTTCTTTCTATGCCACTTATAGAAGCAGCTATAAAGATGATAAGGGAGATGGCTACCTTTGACTCAGCCAATGTTTCAAAGGGAATTGACCAGAATTTGGAGGATGTAAAATGA